In Legionella lytica, one genomic interval encodes:
- the tuf gene encoding elongation factor Tu, which translates to MAKEKFERKKPHVNVGTIGHVDHGKTTLTAAITTIMAKKFGGTAKAYDQIDAAPEERERGITISTAHVEYESATRHYAHVDCPGHADYVKNMITGAAQMDGAILVVSAADGPMPQTREHILLSRQVGVPYIVVFMNKADMVDDPELLELVEMEVRDLLSSYDFPGDDIPIVVGSALKALEGDESDIGVKAIEKLVDTMDSYIPEPVRNIDKAFLLPIEDVFSISGRGTVVTGRVESGIVKVGEEIEIVGIHDTTKTTCTGVEMFRKLLDEGRAGDNVGVLLRGTKRDEVERGQVLAKPGTIKPHTKFEAEVYVLSKEEGGRHTPFFNGYRPQFYFRTTDVTGTCDLPEGVEMVMPGDNVQLVINLHAPIAMDEGLRFAIREGGRTVGAGVVAKIIE; encoded by the coding sequence ATGGCGAAGGAAAAATTTGAACGTAAGAAGCCACACGTTAATGTGGGAACAATCGGTCACGTAGACCATGGTAAAACAACTTTAACTGCAGCTATTACTACAATTATGGCGAAAAAATTTGGCGGAACAGCTAAAGCATACGACCAAATTGATGCTGCCCCAGAAGAAAGAGAGCGTGGAATTACAATTTCTACTGCTCACGTAGAATATGAATCAGCTACAAGACACTATGCGCACGTAGACTGCCCAGGACACGCTGACTATGTTAAGAACATGATCACTGGTGCTGCGCAAATGGACGGAGCGATTTTAGTAGTATCAGCAGCTGATGGCCCAATGCCACAAACTAGAGAACACATTCTATTGTCACGCCAAGTTGGTGTACCATACATTGTTGTGTTCATGAACAAAGCAGACATGGTTGATGATCCTGAGCTGTTAGAGTTAGTTGAGATGGAAGTACGTGATTTATTAAGCAGCTACGACTTCCCTGGCGATGACATTCCTATCGTTGTTGGTTCAGCGCTGAAAGCACTGGAAGGCGACGAGAGTGATATTGGTGTTAAAGCAATTGAAAAACTGGTTGATACAATGGATTCATACATTCCTGAGCCAGTTCGTAACATTGATAAAGCATTCTTATTACCAATCGAAGACGTATTCTCAATTTCTGGACGTGGTACAGTAGTAACTGGCCGTGTTGAGAGCGGAATTGTTAAAGTTGGTGAAGAGATTGAAATTGTTGGTATCCACGATACAACTAAGACAACTTGTACTGGAGTAGAAATGTTCCGTAAGTTGTTGGACGAAGGACGCGCTGGAGACAACGTTGGTGTGTTATTACGTGGAACTAAGCGTGATGAAGTTGAGCGTGGTCAAGTATTGGCTAAGCCAGGCACAATTAAGCCACACACTAAATTTGAAGCAGAAGTGTACGTGTTATCAAAAGAAGAAGGCGGACGTCATACTCCATTCTTCAATGGTTACAGACCTCAATTCTATTTCAGAACAACCGACGTAACAGGTACTTGTGACTTGCCGGAAGGTGTAGAAATGGTAATGCCAGGCGATAACGTACAATTAGTAATTAACCTACATGCTCCTATTGCGATGGATGAAGGTTTACGTTTCGCAATTCGGGAAGGTGGCCGTACAGTAGGCGCCGGTGTTGTCGCTAAAATTATCGAGTAA
- the rpsJ gene encoding 30S ribosomal protein S10, with protein MSNNQNIKIRLKSFDHRLIDLSTREIVETAKRTGAQIRGPIPLPIRKEKFTVLISPHVNKDARDQYELRTHKRLVVIVHPTEKTVDALMKLDLAAGVDVQISLDD; from the coding sequence ATGAGTAACAATCAAAATATAAAAATTAGATTAAAATCCTTTGATCATCGGTTGATTGACTTATCAACTCGAGAAATCGTGGAGACAGCTAAGCGTACTGGTGCTCAAATTCGAGGACCAATACCCTTACCAATTCGTAAGGAAAAATTCACCGTATTGATTTCTCCGCATGTTAACAAAGATGCGCGAGATCAATATGAATTACGTACTCATAAACGCCTGGTCGTTATCGTTCATCCGACTGAAAAGACAGTAGATGCTTTGATGAAATTGGATCTGGCTGCTGGGGTTGATGTTCAGATAAGCCTTGATGACTAA
- the rplC gene encoding 50S ribosomal protein L3 — MMIGLLGRKIGMTRVFTPEGVSVPVSVVEVHPNRVTQIKTNDVDGYSAVQITGGSKKASKVNKAQTGHFAKAQVEAGDMQVEFRIDAEDQFTSGQVLSVADIFAAGQFVDVSGTSKGKGFAGTVKRYNFRTQDATHGNSRSHRVPGSIGQNQTPGRVFKGKKMAGHMGNVRCTVQSLELVRVDAERNLLLIKGAIPGAPGSRVEIKPAAKKQARGE; from the coding sequence ATGATGATCGGTTTATTAGGCCGTAAAATCGGTATGACTCGGGTCTTCACACCAGAAGGGGTTTCAGTACCTGTTTCTGTTGTTGAAGTTCACCCTAATAGAGTTACTCAAATTAAAACCAACGATGTTGATGGCTATTCAGCTGTTCAAATAACCGGTGGTTCTAAAAAAGCGAGTAAAGTAAATAAAGCTCAAACTGGGCATTTTGCTAAAGCTCAAGTTGAAGCTGGTGATATGCAAGTTGAGTTCAGAATCGACGCTGAAGATCAATTTACTTCAGGTCAAGTACTGTCTGTTGCAGATATTTTCGCTGCTGGACAATTTGTAGACGTTTCAGGTACTTCTAAGGGTAAAGGTTTTGCCGGTACTGTTAAGCGTTACAACTTCAGAACACAAGATGCTACTCATGGTAACTCCAGATCGCATCGTGTTCCTGGTTCTATTGGTCAAAACCAAACTCCAGGCCGCGTGTTCAAAGGTAAAAAAATGGCAGGCCATATGGGTAATGTTCGTTGTACAGTTCAAAGCCTTGAACTTGTGCGCGTAGATGCTGAAAGAAATCTTCTCCTAATCAAAGGCGCTATTCCTGGTGCTCCTGGTTCACGAGTAGAGATTAAGCCTGCAGCTAAAAAGCAAGCACGAGGTGAGTGA
- the rplD gene encoding 50S ribosomal protein L4: MEITTIDKKTKLSLNQDVFAYAYNEGLIHQAVVTYMNNARSGNSAQKTRSEVRGGGKKPWNQKGTGRARAGTIRSPIWRSGGVTFASKKRDYSQKINKKMYKRALRSIISELCRTGNLVVVSDFHCESKKTKDFVAKMNQLDINNALIVMSEVGENEYFGSRNLIDFDICDVATLDPVSLLKFEKVVVTEAAIKKIEEQLQ; encoded by the coding sequence ATGGAAATTACTACTATAGATAAGAAAACAAAATTAAGTCTGAACCAAGATGTTTTTGCGTACGCATATAATGAAGGTTTAATACACCAAGCTGTTGTAACCTACATGAATAATGCTCGTAGTGGTAATAGCGCACAAAAAACTCGTTCAGAAGTTAGAGGCGGTGGTAAAAAGCCTTGGAACCAAAAAGGAACCGGTCGTGCACGTGCGGGTACGATTCGAAGCCCAATTTGGAGAAGCGGTGGCGTGACCTTCGCATCCAAAAAGCGAGATTATTCACAAAAAATTAATAAAAAAATGTACAAACGCGCATTACGTAGTATAATCTCCGAACTTTGCCGTACTGGGAACTTAGTTGTCGTTAGTGATTTTCATTGTGAAAGTAAAAAAACTAAAGACTTCGTTGCAAAAATGAACCAGTTGGACATTAACAACGCTCTAATTGTAATGAGTGAAGTTGGTGAGAATGAATACTTCGGGTCAAGAAATTTAATTGACTTCGATATCTGTGACGTTGCGACTTTAGATCCTGTTTCTTTACTCAAGTTTGAGAAAGTTGTTGTTACAGAAGCTGCAATTAAAAAAATTGAGGAACAGTTACAATGA
- the rplW gene encoding 50S ribosomal protein L23 translates to MNAERLLMVLREPHTSEKATVLADKLKQFTFRVLKTATKNEIKMAVEHVFNVKVKNVSVINVKGKSKRFKQTAGKRSDWKKAFVTLHADQDIDFTATE, encoded by the coding sequence ATGAATGCTGAAAGATTGTTGATGGTTCTCCGTGAACCACATACTTCTGAAAAAGCAACTGTTTTAGCCGATAAGCTAAAACAGTTCACTTTTAGAGTATTGAAAACCGCAACTAAGAATGAAATTAAAATGGCGGTAGAGCATGTATTTAACGTTAAAGTTAAAAATGTATCTGTTATCAACGTGAAGGGAAAATCAAAACGCTTCAAGCAAACAGCGGGTAAGCGTAGCGACTGGAAAAAAGCATTTGTAACTCTTCATGCTGATCAAGATATTGACTTTACAGCTACCGAATAA
- the rplB gene encoding 50S ribosomal protein L2, which translates to MALLKSKPTSPGKRGELRVVHKNIHKGRPHAALIEKLKKTGGRNNNGRITVRHIGGGQRNQYRIIDFKRNKDGIEGRVERIEYDPNRTALIALIVYKDGERRYIIAPANLNVGDVVVSGADAPISVGNCLPLKNMPVGSTIHCVEMKPGKGAQMLRSAGASGQLVAKEGIYATLRLRSGEMRKIHVLCRAVVGEVSNSEHSLRSLGKAGAKRWRGIRPTVRGVAMNPVDHPHGGGEGRTSGGRHPVSPWGVPTKGYKTRSNKRTDGFIVRRRKKK; encoded by the coding sequence ATGGCACTATTAAAATCTAAACCTACATCGCCCGGTAAACGTGGCGAATTGCGTGTGGTTCATAAAAACATCCATAAAGGACGTCCACATGCTGCTTTAATTGAGAAGCTAAAGAAAACTGGCGGACGTAACAACAATGGTAGAATCACTGTAAGACATATCGGTGGTGGCCAGCGTAATCAATACCGTATTATTGACTTCAAACGTAATAAAGATGGTATCGAAGGTCGTGTTGAGCGTATCGAGTATGATCCAAACAGAACAGCATTAATTGCTTTAATCGTTTATAAAGACGGCGAAAGACGTTATATTATTGCTCCAGCTAACTTAAATGTTGGTGATGTTGTGGTAAGTGGTGCAGATGCTCCTATTAGCGTAGGTAACTGTTTACCTCTGAAAAACATGCCAGTTGGTAGCACTATTCACTGTGTTGAAATGAAACCTGGTAAAGGCGCTCAAATGTTAAGAAGTGCTGGTGCTAGCGGTCAGTTAGTTGCTAAAGAAGGTATTTACGCAACTTTAAGATTGCGTTCAGGTGAAATGCGTAAGATTCACGTATTATGCCGTGCAGTAGTTGGTGAAGTAAGTAACAGTGAACACAGCTTACGTTCATTAGGTAAGGCAGGAGCTAAGCGTTGGAGAGGTATTCGTCCAACAGTACGTGGGGTTGCGATGAACCCAGTTGACCATCCACATGGTGGTGGTGAAGGCCGTACTTCTGGTGGACGTCATCCAGTATCACCTTGGGGTGTACCTACTAAAGGTTATAAGACCAGAAGTAATAAGCGTACAGATGGCTTCATTGTCAGAAGACGTAAGAAGAAATAA
- the rpsS gene encoding 30S ribosomal protein S19 — MARSIRKGPFIDQHLISKVMAAVKSNSKKPIKTWSRRSTIVPEMIDLTIAVHNGKEHIPVFITDNMVGHKLGEFAMTRTFKGHSGDRKAKGK, encoded by the coding sequence GTGGCTCGTTCTATAAGAAAAGGTCCATTTATTGACCAACATCTGATCAGCAAAGTAATGGCTGCAGTAAAAAGCAACTCTAAGAAACCAATTAAGACTTGGTCTCGCCGTTCAACAATCGTTCCTGAAATGATTGATTTAACAATTGCTGTTCATAACGGGAAAGAACATATTCCTGTTTTTATCACAGACAATATGGTTGGTCATAAATTAGGTGAGTTTGCCATGACTCGTACATTCAAAGGCCACTCTGGTGACAGAAAGGCTAAAGGCAAGTAA
- the rplV gene encoding 50S ribosomal protein L22, protein MEVTAKLKGAPLSAQKGRLVADMIRNMKVSSALDVLKFTPKKGAQLMLKLLESAIANAENNDGADIDDLKVGMVCVDEAATLKRISPRAKGRANRICKRTCHITIKVSDEE, encoded by the coding sequence ATGGAAGTTACAGCTAAGTTGAAAGGTGCTCCCTTATCCGCTCAGAAGGGCAGATTGGTAGCCGATATGATACGTAATATGAAAGTATCAAGTGCACTTGATGTCCTCAAGTTCACGCCCAAAAAAGGTGCTCAATTAATGCTTAAATTATTGGAATCAGCAATTGCTAACGCTGAGAACAATGACGGAGCAGATATTGATGATCTAAAAGTAGGTATGGTCTGCGTTGATGAAGCGGCTACTTTAAAACGCATTAGTCCCAGAGCTAAAGGTCGTGCAAACAGAATTTGCAAACGCACCTGCCATATCACGATTAAAGTGTCTGACGAGGAATAG
- the rpsC gene encoding 30S ribosomal protein S3 yields the protein MGQKVNPIGIRLGIIKDWNSKWFAGKRYAEFLIQDINLRAELKKKLMAAAVSKILIERPANNAVVTIQTARPGVIIGKKGGGIETLRNEISGKLGVPVHLNIEEIKKPELDSTLVAESIAQQLEQRVMFRRAMKRAVTSALKAGAKGIKICVSGRLGGAEIARSEWYREGRVPLHTFRADIDYGTAESKTTYGIIGVKVWIFKGEVLPQKKRSTDNA from the coding sequence ATGGGACAAAAAGTTAACCCTATAGGCATACGCCTTGGAATTATTAAAGATTGGAATTCTAAATGGTTTGCTGGTAAAAGATATGCTGAGTTTTTAATTCAGGATATTAATTTACGTGCTGAACTAAAGAAAAAACTTATGGCTGCTGCTGTAAGCAAAATTCTAATCGAGCGTCCAGCTAATAATGCTGTAGTTACAATTCAAACGGCACGTCCTGGTGTTATCATTGGTAAGAAAGGCGGCGGTATTGAAACACTGCGTAATGAAATTTCTGGAAAATTAGGTGTTCCTGTACATTTAAATATCGAAGAAATTAAAAAGCCTGAGCTGGATTCTACTTTAGTAGCAGAGAGCATTGCACAACAGTTAGAACAACGCGTTATGTTCCGTCGTGCTATGAAACGTGCTGTTACATCTGCTCTTAAAGCAGGTGCTAAAGGTATTAAGATTTGCGTGAGTGGAAGATTAGGTGGTGCTGAAATCGCTCGTAGTGAATGGTACCGCGAAGGTCGTGTTCCATTACACACATTCAGAGCTGATATTGATTACGGTACAGCAGAGTCTAAAACTACCTACGGTATTATTGGTGTAAAAGTCTGGATCTTTAAGGGTGAAGTTCTGCCACAAAAGAAAAGATCTACTGACAACGCCTAG
- the rplP gene encoding 50S ribosomal protein L16, whose translation MLQPKRTKHRKQMKGRNRGLALRGSNISFGEFGMKALERGRLTARQIEAARRAMTRHIKRGGKIWIRVFPDKPITQKPLEVRQGKGKGSVEYWVAQIQPGKVLFEMEGVSRELAMEAFDLAKAKLPFKVMFEERKVM comes from the coding sequence ATGTTACAACCAAAGCGTACAAAACACCGCAAGCAAATGAAAGGCCGTAACAGAGGTTTGGCCTTACGTGGTAGCAATATAAGTTTTGGTGAGTTCGGTATGAAGGCCCTGGAAAGAGGCCGTCTTACTGCTCGTCAAATCGAAGCTGCACGTCGTGCAATGACTCGTCATATCAAGCGTGGTGGTAAAATTTGGATTAGAGTATTCCCAGACAAACCTATTACTCAAAAGCCTTTAGAAGTTCGTCAAGGTAAAGGTAAAGGTAGCGTAGAATATTGGGTTGCTCAAATACAACCTGGTAAGGTTCTATTTGAAATGGAAGGTGTATCTAGAGAGCTTGCGATGGAAGCTTTTGATCTGGCTAAAGCAAAACTTCCTTTCAAAGTTATGTTTGAAGAAAGGAAGGTGATGTAA
- the rpmC gene encoding 50S ribosomal protein L29, whose product MKTVQELRNLSVEELNDELLSLRKEQLNLRMKKASGSLDKTHLITMVRKSVAKVKTILTEKAGK is encoded by the coding sequence ATGAAAACTGTTCAAGAGTTACGTAATTTGTCAGTTGAAGAATTGAATGATGAATTGCTCTCATTACGTAAAGAACAATTAAATTTACGAATGAAAAAAGCAAGTGGTTCACTAGATAAAACTCACCTCATTACTATGGTGCGTAAGTCAGTAGCCAAAGTTAAAACAATTTTGACTGAAAAGGCAGGTAAGTAA
- the rpsQ gene encoding 30S ribosomal protein S17, whose product MSTNESNARTMVGKVVSDKMDKTIVVMIERSVKHPKYGKIMKRRSKVHAHDENQVCKIGNIVKIRESRPLSKTKSWVLVEVIS is encoded by the coding sequence ATGTCTACTAATGAATCAAACGCCAGAACAATGGTTGGAAAAGTAGTTAGCGACAAAATGGATAAAACTATAGTTGTGATGATTGAGCGTTCAGTAAAGCATCCTAAGTATGGCAAAATTATGAAGCGTAGATCCAAAGTACATGCTCATGATGAGAATCAAGTATGTAAAATTGGTAATATTGTGAAGATCCGTGAGTCAAGACCACTCTCTAAAACAAAAAGCTGGGTATTAGTTGAAGTAATTTCTTAA
- the rplN gene encoding 50S ribosomal protein L14: protein MIQMQTVLDVADNSGARKVMCIKVLGGSHRRYARVGDVIKVSVKDAIPRSKVKKGAVMKAVVVRTAQGVRRDDGSLIRFDGNAAVLLNNQNEPIGTRIFGPVTRELREGFMKIISLAAEVL, encoded by the coding sequence ATGATCCAAATGCAGACTGTGCTCGATGTTGCTGATAACAGTGGAGCACGAAAGGTAATGTGTATTAAAGTACTTGGTGGATCGCACAGACGCTATGCGCGTGTTGGTGATGTAATCAAAGTGAGTGTTAAAGACGCAATACCAAGAAGTAAAGTAAAAAAAGGTGCTGTAATGAAAGCTGTTGTTGTTAGAACAGCTCAAGGTGTTCGCCGAGATGATGGTTCGTTGATCCGTTTTGATGGCAATGCTGCAGTACTTTTAAATAACCAAAACGAGCCAATTGGTACTCGTATATTTGGCCCCGTTACTCGCGAGCTACGAGAGGGATTTATGAAAATAATATCTCTGGCTGCAGAAGTTTTGTGA
- the rplX gene encoding 50S ribosomal protein L24, whose protein sequence is MKRIKTGDIVIIIAGKSKGHVGKILRVAEDRVVVEGGNMVMKHVKANPQKPENKGGIVATEAALHVSNVAHYNPNTKKADKVGFKFIESNGVSSKVRYFKSDNEIIDRV, encoded by the coding sequence ATGAAACGTATTAAGACAGGCGACATAGTTATTATAATCGCCGGTAAAAGTAAAGGTCATGTAGGTAAAATCCTACGAGTGGCAGAAGATCGCGTTGTTGTAGAAGGCGGAAACATGGTTATGAAACATGTTAAAGCTAACCCACAAAAACCCGAAAACAAAGGTGGAATTGTGGCTACTGAAGCTGCACTTCATGTATCAAATGTTGCTCATTATAATCCTAACACTAAGAAAGCTGATAAAGTTGGCTTCAAGTTTATTGAAAGCAACGGTGTCAGTTCTAAGGTTAGATACTTTAAATCTGACAATGAAATAATTGACCGTGTTTAA
- the rplE gene encoding 50S ribosomal protein L5, with product MTRLNDFYQKEIIPMMMKRFNYSSVMEVPKLVKITLNMGVGEAVGDKKIMNHAIEDMTLIAGQKPVVTKARKSIAGFKIREGWPIGCKVTLRRQRMYEFLDRLVSITLPRVRDFRGLNPKSFDGTGNYSMGLHEQIVFPEIDYDKTDGIRGLDICFTTTAKTNEEAKALLEAFNLPLKDRDKK from the coding sequence ATGACAAGACTTAATGATTTTTATCAAAAAGAAATCATCCCTATGATGATGAAGCGGTTTAATTATTCCAGTGTTATGGAAGTTCCAAAGCTAGTTAAAATTACCTTAAATATGGGTGTTGGCGAAGCTGTTGGCGATAAGAAGATTATGAACCACGCAATCGAAGACATGACTTTAATTGCTGGACAAAAGCCTGTTGTTACTAAAGCTAGAAAATCTATAGCTGGTTTCAAGATCAGAGAAGGTTGGCCGATCGGATGCAAAGTTACGCTTCGTCGTCAACGTATGTATGAGTTTTTAGATCGTTTAGTTTCTATTACTCTACCTCGTGTAAGAGATTTTCGTGGCCTAAATCCTAAGTCTTTTGATGGTACTGGTAACTACAGTATGGGTTTACATGAGCAAATCGTATTCCCTGAAATTGATTACGATAAAACAGATGGCATTCGTGGGTTGGACATTTGTTTCACCACAACTGCTAAAACAAACGAAGAAGCTAAAGCTTTATTAGAAGCGTTTAATCTTCCATTGAAAGATAGAGATAAAAAATAG
- the rpsN gene encoding 30S ribosomal protein S14, whose amino-acid sequence MAKKSMLMRELKRAKLVNKYSQRRNELKILIKSSDDFQVIMDSQAKLAKLPVNSNPVRHKKRCQSCGRPHGVYRKFGLCRICLRQQLMVGNVPGGRKSSW is encoded by the coding sequence GTGGCTAAGAAATCAATGCTTATGCGAGAGTTAAAGCGTGCCAAGCTTGTAAACAAATACAGCCAGCGCAGAAACGAATTGAAAATCCTGATCAAATCATCTGATGATTTTCAGGTGATTATGGATAGTCAGGCTAAATTAGCAAAATTACCTGTTAATTCTAACCCTGTTCGCCATAAAAAAAGATGTCAATCATGTGGTCGTCCACATGGGGTATATCGCAAATTCGGTCTTTGCAGAATTTGTTTAAGACAGCAATTAATGGTTGGCAACGTACCAGGCGGCAGAAAGTCCAGTTGGTAA
- the rpsH gene encoding 30S ribosomal protein S8: protein MHDPVADMLTRIRNGQQARHQQVTLTSSRLKEEIARVLKEEGYIQDFFVEALENNLKIMTIKLKYYHGKPVIELIKRISRPGLRVYKSSKDLTSIPGFGVAILSTSKGIMTHVSAKLKGVGGEVICEVA, encoded by the coding sequence ATGCATGATCCTGTTGCTGATATGCTGACCAGAATTAGAAATGGTCAACAGGCTAGACATCAGCAAGTAACATTAACTTCTTCTCGATTGAAAGAAGAAATTGCTCGTGTTTTGAAAGAAGAAGGTTATATTCAAGATTTCTTCGTAGAAGCACTAGAGAATAATCTTAAAATAATGACGATTAAACTGAAGTATTACCATGGTAAGCCAGTTATCGAACTTATTAAAAGAATTAGTAGACCTGGATTACGAGTTTATAAATCTTCTAAAGATCTAACTTCGATTCCTGGATTTGGCGTGGCAATATTATCCACATCTAAAGGCATAATGACTCATGTATCTGCGAAGCTGAAAGGCGTTGGTGGCGAAGTCATTTGTGAAGTGGCTTAA
- the rplF gene encoding 50S ribosomal protein L6, whose protein sequence is MSRVAKAPVAQPAGVEVTITAGEITVKGPKGSLTQKINKLVKITKNADNHIEFAPAANDPKAWAQAGTARALVNNMVHGVTQGFVITLELVGVGYRAQAKDKTVSLSLGFSHPVEYELPKGVSAETPSNTVIVLKGVDKQILGQAASEIRAFRPPEPYKGKGVKYAGEQIVRKEAKKK, encoded by the coding sequence ATGTCTAGAGTAGCAAAAGCCCCTGTAGCACAACCAGCTGGTGTTGAAGTAACAATTACCGCTGGTGAAATTACGGTAAAAGGGCCAAAAGGTTCACTGACACAAAAAATTAATAAGTTAGTGAAAATTACTAAAAATGCAGATAACCATATCGAATTTGCACCAGCCGCAAATGATCCTAAAGCTTGGGCACAAGCAGGTACTGCTAGAGCCTTAGTAAACAACATGGTTCACGGCGTTACACAAGGTTTTGTGATAACTCTGGAATTAGTTGGTGTAGGTTATAGAGCACAAGCTAAAGATAAGACTGTTAGTTTATCTCTAGGTTTTTCTCACCCAGTAGAGTATGAATTGCCTAAAGGTGTTTCAGCTGAGACTCCTAGCAATACAGTTATTGTACTTAAAGGTGTTGATAAGCAAATTCTAGGACAGGCTGCTTCTGAAATCAGAGCATTTAGACCACCAGAACCTTATAAAGGTAAAGGTGTTAAGTATGCTGGTGAACAAATTGTTCGTAAAGAAGCGAAGAAGAAATAG
- the rplR gene encoding 50S ribosomal protein L18 produces the protein MNKHNSRTRRGLKTKALIRKSGRARLVVHRSGVHIYSQIIQADKQGDRVLASCSTVDKELRASLTGKCKVEQANLVGKLLGKRASEKGVTEVAFDRAGYKYHGRVKALAEGAREAGLDF, from the coding sequence ATGAATAAGCACAACTCACGCACAAGACGTGGTTTAAAAACAAAAGCCCTGATTCGTAAATCAGGCAGAGCACGTTTAGTTGTTCATAGAAGCGGTGTGCATATCTATTCTCAAATTATCCAAGCAGATAAGCAAGGAGATAGAGTGTTAGCATCTTGTTCAACTGTCGATAAAGAATTAAGAGCCAGTTTGACCGGCAAATGCAAAGTAGAGCAAGCTAACTTAGTAGGTAAGCTACTTGGGAAGCGCGCTAGTGAAAAAGGTGTAACTGAGGTTGCATTTGATCGTGCTGGTTACAAGTATCATGGCAGAGTGAAAGCCCTTGCAGAAGGTGCTCGCGAAGCTGGGTTAGATTTTTAA
- the rpsE gene encoding 30S ribosomal protein S5, producing the protein MAFEESPKSDGYTEKLVAVNRTAKVVKGGRVFGFAVLVVVGDGKGRVGFGRGKAREVPIAIQKAMEQAKKNMVYIPLSGSTIFHEITWSYGASKVFMKPASEGTGIIAGGAMRAVLEVLGVQNILAKSIGSTNPSNIVRATIGALMNIGTPDYVAAKRGKTVEEVMAG; encoded by the coding sequence ATGGCATTCGAAGAATCACCAAAATCAGATGGTTATACAGAGAAGCTAGTCGCGGTAAACCGTACAGCGAAAGTTGTTAAAGGTGGACGTGTATTTGGCTTTGCAGTTCTCGTTGTTGTTGGCGACGGAAAAGGTAGAGTAGGCTTTGGCCGTGGTAAGGCTCGTGAAGTTCCAATTGCAATTCAAAAAGCAATGGAACAAGCCAAGAAAAACATGGTTTATATTCCTCTTTCTGGTTCAACTATTTTCCACGAAATTACCTGGAGCTATGGTGCTTCTAAAGTATTCATGAAGCCAGCTAGCGAAGGTACCGGTATTATTGCTGGTGGCGCAATGCGTGCAGTGCTGGAAGTTCTCGGCGTACAAAATATATTAGCGAAGAGCATTGGTTCTACCAATCCAAGCAATATTGTACGTGCAACAATCGGTGCTTTAATGAACATCGGTACTCCAGATTATGTTGCAGCCAAGCGTGGTAAAACTGTTGAAGAAGTTATGGCGGGCTAA
- the rpmD gene encoding 50S ribosomal protein L30 — translation MEKKLKITLVKSTIGRKPKHISIVKQLGLGKTNSCVFHNDTPAIRGLINMVDYLLLVEESV, via the coding sequence ATGGAAAAGAAACTTAAAATTACTTTGGTTAAAAGTACTATTGGTAGAAAACCAAAGCATATTTCGATTGTAAAGCAATTGGGTTTAGGTAAAACAAACTCATGTGTGTTTCATAATGATACTCCAGCAATTCGTGGCCTTATTAATATGGTCGATTACTTATTGCTCGTTGAGGAGAGTGTGTAA